The genomic region AGACCGGCGCATGGTCCGATGATCGTCGAAGCGACGATGGCGAAAGCCAGCCCGCGCGACCCGAAAAGATCGCCTAGCAGCGCACCGCGTGACGGCGCTTGTGCCTCTGCGATCGCGGCGGTGCCTGGAGCGGCGACGGGCGGCGCCGGCGGCTGCGGCGCATCCGGTGAAACGGCGCTGCCGCCGAAGCTGGCGAGCAAGTCCCCGTACACCTTTCTGCGTTCGGCGTCGTCGGCTTGCCTCCCGAGCGGCGCGCCGGCCAGGTACTGCGCCGCAGGGATTTGTGCCGTTTCGGAGTCCTCGAGTGCCGTCTGCTGCGAGGCTACAGTCGGGAACGTGCGCGCTGTCGCCTTGATCGAGTGCGTGCGCGTCGGCCGTCCGGCCTGCGGCGCCCCGGCGGCTGCCTGCGCTCTGCTGCGTGCCGCGCGCGCCCCTCTGAGGCTGCTGGCTATCTGTGAGACCAACCAGATGATGCCCACGACGACCCAAAAGACCACCGCCCCTCCGCCGTCGTCGGCGCGAGTGATCTGCGAAATGATCGCCGGCGGCGAAAGTGGGAGCAAGGGCTACGAGCCGGATGCCGGCGGCGTTGTGGGTGGGGGCACCTGGCCGCCGCTGCCCGACGTACCGCCGCCCGAGATCGATTGGCGCATCTCGGTGTCGGCGAGCACGTTGCGCATGCGGTAGTAATCCATGACGCCGAGATGACCGCTGCGGAACGCATCGGCGATCGCCGCCGGCACAAGCGCTTCCGCCTCGACGACCTTCGCGCGCATGGCTTGCGTCTGCGCCTTCATCTCTTGTTCTTGCGCCATCGCAGCGTACTGTCGCTCGGCTGCCTTCGCCTGGGCGACGCGGCGGTCAGCTTCGGCTTGCGCGGTCTGCAGATCGGCGCCGACGTTGCGCCCGACGTCCACGTCGGCGATGTCGATGGAAACGATTTCGAATGCGGTGCCGGCATCCAGACCCTTGGCGAGCACCGTCTTGCTGATGTGGTCCGGGTTCTCGAGCACTTCTTTATAGTTCTCGCTGCCGCCGATGGCCGCGACCACGCCCTCGCCGACGCGCGCGATCACGGTCGGCTCTCCCGCGCCGCCGACGTAGCGATCGATGTTGGTCCGGACGGTGATCCGCGCCTTGATGTTCAGCTGGATGCCGTCTTTGGCGACGCCCTGGAATATCGGCGTCTCGATGACCTTGGGATTGACCGACGTTTGAATGGCTTCGAGCGGGTTTCGCCCCGCCAGGTCGACTGCGCACGCGCGCTGCCACTCGAGGGGGATCTCGGCGCGCTGCGCGGCGATCAGGGCGAGCACCACGCGATCGAGGTGTCCGCCGGACAAGTACTGAGCCTGCAATTGCGCATCCGTGACGTCGAGACCGGCTTTGCGCGCCATGATGAGCGCATCCACGATGATGGATGGCGGTATGTTGATGAGGCGCATGCGCACCAGGCTGAGGATGCCCAGCCGCACGCCTGCCGCCTGCGAGCGGATCCACAGACCGAACGGGAACAGCCATAGAAACCAAAAGAATCCGACGAGGACGATGATGGCGACGATGAAAACGCCGATAACGCCTAGGGTCACGGTGGTCCCCTTCTATACTGGAGCGCGGGTGACGAAAATAGTGCCGCCTTCGATCCGCGACACCACGATGCGGGTCTGCGCGGGAATGAACTCACCCGCTGTTTGCACTTGGTAGCGCACGCCCTCGATGGTGGCGACGCCGACCGGGCGCAGCAAAGAGTCCGCTATGCCTTGCTTGCCCATCAGGTGGGTCGGAGCGGGCACGGCGGTGTAGCCGGTTCCGGGCGCTTGCGCGCCGGCGAACGCGAGGCGCCGCAAGAACGCGCTTTCCGGCAGCCAGCGGAGTATCACGAAGAACACCACGACCGACAGGAGCAGCGACAGCGACGTGTACAGCAAGCCTTGGACCCAAAAGGCGGCGCCGAATGCGAGGACGATGCTCGCAAGGATAAGCAAGCCCCCGACGAGCCCCGCGATGCCATGTCCGGGCAGCACGTGCAATTCGAAGAGCAGCGCCACAACGCCAAGCGCGAACAACGCGGTGATCACCCACGTGGATGCGCCTGCGATGATGTGACCTCCGAAAAAGAGCGCCAACGCGAGTATGCCGATGACGCCCGCGACCAGATGAAGCGTCTGCATCTCGATCAGCAATCCCAAAAACCCGATGGTGAGCAGCAGCCCCGACACGATCGGATCGGTGACGAACTGCGCGATGCGCTCGCCCAGGCTGGGTTCGGTCGTGGAAAGCCGCGCTTGGCGAATGCCGGCGGCTTCAAGCGAGGCGACGTCGCTGCTGGTGATGCCGTCTGCGAACTTGAGTTGCACGGCCTTTTGCGCGGACAGCGAAAGGATCTGCCCCTTCTTCTTCAGCCCAGGGATGACGACGTTCGGATCCACCATGCCGGCGGCGATGTCTGCATTGCGATGGTGCGCTTCCGCAAGCGAGATCATCTCCGAGCGGAGCGCGGCGATCACTTTCTCCCCCGCCGGCGCCATCTGCCCGCCGGGCGGCAACAGCACCGGTTCCGCGGCGCCGATGCTGGAGCCGGGTGCCATGTAGATCTTGTCGCAGGCCAGGGAGATGAGCGCACCCGCGGACCACGCGCGGCCTGAGACGTACGCGATCGTCTGGATGCCGGAGGTCGAGAGCGCATCTTTGATGTCGTTGGCATCGTCGACCACGCCGCCGTTCGTGTTGACGACGACCAGAATCGCGCGCGCGCCGTTGGCTTTGGCGTCGTCCACGGCGCGCTGCACGCGATGCGCCATGCCGGGGTCGATGTTCCCGTCGATCTTCACGACCTGCACCAGCGAGGAATCTTTTGCGCGCGCTCCGAGCCCCGCCAAACCGAGCAGCAAGGCGCCGGCGGAGAACGCCACAAACGCAAGTCGTAGCGCCCCGGAAAACTTTCTCATGACGCCCTCGCGGCCAACGCTGCTTTCACAGCCTCCCCAATGGCCTTGCCGTTGGCTTTCTTTTGCAAGGCAGGCATGACCACTTTCATGGCGTCACCGAACTTGACTTGCGGACCGAGTGGCTTCAATAATTCGTCCACCTGGCGGCGCAGTTCGGCTTCGCTCAACTCCGGCGGCAGATATTCCATCAGGATCACGCGCTCGCGGCCTTCTTTGTCGGCGAGATCGGCGCGCTTAGCCTTCGTATACTCGGTGATGGCGTCATCGCGCTGCTTGACCTGCTTGCGCAGCACGTCTTCTTGCTCGTCGACGGTCAGCTCGGCGTTGCGTTCGATGCGGCGATAGCTCATCGCGGAGATCGCCATCCGCAGGGTCGCCATCCGTTCGGCGTCGCGGGCTTTCATGGCGGTCTTCAGGTCATTGCTCAGGCGCTCGTGCGGGGTCTTTGTTTCCATGCGTTCTCAGAAATTAGGGGCGACCCTTGGTCGCCCCCTTTGCTCTTTGGACTACGAAGGACTACGAACGGCGCTTGCGCGCTGCGGCGGACTTCTTCTTGCGCCGCACGCTCGGTTTCTCGTAGTGCTCGTGACGGCGCGCTTCGGCGAGCACGCCTGATTTTTGGCACATCTT from Candidatus Tumulicola sp. harbors:
- a CDS encoding NfeD family protein, which encodes MRKFSGALRLAFVAFSAGALLLGLAGLGARAKDSSLVQVVKIDGNIDPGMAHRVQRAVDDAKANGARAILVVVNTNGGVVDDANDIKDALSTSGIQTIAYVSGRAWSAGALISLACDKIYMAPGSSIGAAEPVLLPPGGQMAPAGEKVIAALRSEMISLAEAHHRNADIAAGMVDPNVVIPGLKKKGQILSLSAQKAVQLKFADGITSSDVASLEAAGIRQARLSTTEPSLGERIAQFVTDPIVSGLLLTIGFLGLLIEMQTLHLVAGVIGILALALFFGGHIIAGASTWVITALFALGVVALLFELHVLPGHGIAGLVGGLLILASIVLAFGAAFWVQGLLYTSLSLLLSVVVFFVILRWLPESAFLRRLAFAGAQAPGTGYTAVPAPTHLMGKQGIADSLLRPVGVATIEGVRYQVQTAGEFIPAQTRIVVSRIEGGTIFVTRAPV
- the floA gene encoding flotillin-like protein FloA (flotillin-like protein involved in membrane lipid rafts); translation: MTLGVIGVFIVAIIVLVGFFWFLWLFPFGLWIRSQAAGVRLGILSLVRMRLINIPPSIIVDALIMARKAGLDVTDAQLQAQYLSGGHLDRVVLALIAAQRAEIPLEWQRACAVDLAGRNPLEAIQTSVNPKVIETPIFQGVAKDGIQLNIKARITVRTNIDRYVGGAGEPTVIARVGEGVVAAIGGSENYKEVLENPDHISKTVLAKGLDAGTAFEIVSIDIADVDVGRNVGADLQTAQAEADRRVAQAKAAERQYAAMAQEQEMKAQTQAMRAKVVEAEALVPAAIADAFRSGHLGVMDYYRMRNVLADTEMRQSISGGGTSGSGGQVPPPTTPPASGS
- the rpsU gene encoding 30S ribosomal protein S21, giving the protein METRVGSNESIDSALKRFKKMCQKSGVLAEARRHEHYEKPSVRRKKKSAAARKRRS
- a CDS encoding GatB/YqeY domain-containing protein codes for the protein METKTPHERLSNDLKTAMKARDAERMATLRMAISAMSYRRIERNAELTVDEQEDVLRKQVKQRDDAITEYTKAKRADLADKEGRERVILMEYLPPELSEAELRRQVDELLKPLGPQVKFGDAMKVVMPALQKKANGKAIGEAVKAALAARAS